Proteins encoded in a region of the Mercenaria mercenaria strain notata chromosome 1, MADL_Memer_1, whole genome shotgun sequence genome:
- the LOC123545312 gene encoding uncharacterized protein LOC123545312, with the protein MSSKEDENWSLWIGSTLDTFGFKQEITSFRSHCFDEFSANVSSKSEQIYPIRFSLVGSAGEGFRHGRSDIDLLAVLINTVCLDRPMVNAHLNTLKTDYSGTAPGYTKVILINKKSHDIRHPFHFNTMYRSTEGHPYIPSSALQYIAIDLEINGPALSLESFLQSYIFSDMDFVFSFYFGGKEHLRKWAKRSRFYTWPQPTVLKEISSMEGYIVPVGDKPSDFQSLEWRICYTTAEKKLVGYLNAQEQKLYILLKMVSKTILQPVCKAITSYVVKNVVFWIAEGTAEQQCSVNCLVFLLQKSLYFIKYCLENNHLPNYMIPERNLIRAGVFGKEKQSTIDFLSELLKEGGAIIVRIPKLYQCMSYMVRSPGRAVQYGNWRDDVEKQTMKLIVQLSKNWTPFVPLEHQSSLLTAAFEGNIIAALKYLMLLVPELPNMILQGQFEEIIYLLKARLEATMLL; encoded by the coding sequence ATGTCCAGCAAGGAAGATGAAAACTGGTCTCTTTGGATAGGCTCTACACTCGATACTTTTGGATTCAAACAGGAGATTACTTCATTTCGATCACATTGCTTCGATGAATTTTCCGCAAATGTGAGTTCAAAGAGTGAGCAAATATATCCAATTAGGTTTTCCCTAGTAGGAAGTGCAGGTGAAGGATTTAGACATGGGAGGAGTGATATAGATCTATTAGCTGTATTAATAAATACAGTATGCTTGGACAGGCCAATGGTAAATGCTCATTTAAATACACTAAAGACTGATTACTCAGGCACTGCTCCTGGCTACACGAAAGTAATTCTTATAAATAAAAAGAGTCACGATATACGACACCCTTTTCATTTCAATACAATGTATAGATCTACAGAAGGACACCCGTATATACCAAGTTCAGCATTACAATACATCGCAATTGACCTGGAAATAAATGGCCCTGCTTTAAGTTTAGAGAGTTTTCTCCAATCATATATTTTCAGTGATATGGATTTTGTCTTTTCATTCTACTTTGGAGGAAAAGAACATTTACGTAAATGGGCAAAAAGGTCTCGATTTTATACTTGGCCACAGCCCACAGTGCTAAAGGAAATTTCCTCTATGGAAGGGTACATTGTGCCTGTAGGGGACAAACCAAGTGATTTCCAAAGTTTAGAGTGGCGGATATGTTACACTACAGCAGAAAAGAAACTGGTTGGATATCTAAACGCTCAAGAACAGAAGTTGTATATATTATTAAAGATGGTATCTAAAACAATATTGCAACCGGTCTGCAAAGCAATCACATCATATGTtgtgaaaaatgttgttttctggATAGCAGAGGGAACAGCTGAACAGCAGTGTTCAGTAAATTGTCTAGTGTTTTTGTTGCAAAAatctttgtattttataaaatactgtCTTGAAAACAACCATCTTCCAAATTATATGATACCAGAGAGAAATCTTATTAGAGCTGGGGTCTTTGGCAAAGAGAAGCAATCAACAATAGATTTTCTTTCAGAACTGTTGAAAGAGGGTGGAGCCATTATTGTGAGAATCCCAAAGTTGTACCAGTGTATGTCTTACATGGTAAGGAGTCCAGGCAGGGCTGTACAATATGGAAACTGGAGAGATGATGTTGAAAAACAAACTATGAAGTTAATTGTTCAATTAAGTAAAAATTGGACACCATTTGTACCACTTGAACACCAGTCTTCCTTACTAACAGCAGCATTTGAAGGGAATATTATAGCAGCATTGAAATATTTGATGTTGTTAGTTCCAGAGCTTCCAAACATGATACTACAAGGTCAGTTTGAGGAAATTATTTACCTTCTTAAAGCCAGACTAGAGGCAACTATGCTACTGTAA